The genomic stretch CTACATAAACAGGAGTAGGAAATGACATTTCTGCATAACCTAAGTTAGCAATTGCATTTAAAGATATATCTTGTACTGATTTTCCAAATGTAAGATGAAACATTAATGTATCATCAATTGGTTTTTTACTATAACCCATTTCTTTTGCAACAACATCCGATGAATGTAATGCAAATCTAGAACCAGTAAAGGCAATGTATAAAGATACATCACCCTCACTAATTGTTCGAGGAAGTGGATGAATAATTTTTTGACTAATTGAAAAATCTTCGAAAAAATTTCCAACGTTAATTTTAGACACTTAACTCTCCTTATTTATTAAATAGGTTTTGACCTAATGATTTATATGTTTCATATAATGTAATCATTTTTTTAGCCCATTTAATTTTTGAAGAATCTACTAATTTATCATTATGTAAGATTACTTCTTTTCCTTCTTTATTTGCTTTTTCATAAGAAGCAATCATCTCTTCAAAGTCTTCAACTTCAGATTGTTTTGGTGTGAAAATATCATTGATATATTCAATTTGAACTGGGTGAATTAATGATTTACCATCAAATCCTAAGTTAAAGGCATCTTTAGTTGAATCTTCACAAGCGAATTCATCATTAACATCGAAGTGTGGTCCATCAATAACAGTTTTACCATACGCTTTTGCAGCAAGTGCAATTTGTGAAAGGTAATTAAACATTGCTTTAGAACCTTTTTTAATATCAATTTGAAGTCTATTTGCTAGTTTATTTGAACCAACAACTACAACTTCTACTCTTGAACTTGCTTCACAAATTTGATGAGCGTTTAATACAGCTAATGGTGTTTCAATCATAATCATTAAAGATAATTTTGGATCAACTTCATCTATTAATTTTACAGCTTCTAAAACATCTTCTTTTGTTTCAATTTTAGAGAATAATAATCCATCAAGTTCTAACTCTTTAGCTAATTCTAAATCTTTTACTATATCTTCACTTCCTAAGTTATTAATTCTTAGAATTCGTTCAGAATCTCCAAATTTAGAACCACTCTCTTTATAAACTGCTCTAATTGTATCTCTAGCTGGTTGTCTTTGTTCTTGTAAAATAGCTTCTAATTCAAAAATAACAGAATCAGCTAAAACAGATTTTGCTTTTTCTACATTATGTTTATTATAAGAAGGTACAAATAACATAGATCTTCTAGCTTTATATTCTTTAATTTTTTCACCAGTTACTCTTGCATGATATACTTCATGTAAATTTTTAACTAATTGTTTTCTTAGAACTTTACCATTTTTTGTTCTTGGATAATCTTTCATTCCAAAAATAGTTTTTGGTGCTTTATATCTAGCAAGATTTGCTTGTGAAAATGCTAATACTTCAGCTTCTTGGTCTTTTGTTAATTCTTCATGTCCAATTACAGCAATTGCTACAAGTACTTTATCTTTTCCAATTTCTAAACCAAAAGCAACACAATCAGCTACTAAAGGATGAGTTTTTACAACTCTTTCAATTTCATGTGGAGATACTCTAAATCCAAATGTATTAATAATATCATCTTTTCTACCAATGAACCAAATATAACCATCTTTATCTTTTTTAGCGTAATCACCTGTAAAGAAATAACCATTATGTTTAGCTTCTCTTGTTTCTTCTTCTAATTGCCAATATTCTAAGAATAAACCTGGATCATCTTCACCTATACAAATCATACCTTCTTCTTCAACACCAACTTCTTTAAGTGTATCAGGGTTTAATAATTTTACAGTATGTCCTGGTTGTACAAATCCAGCAGATCCAGGTCTAATTGGGTTATTAATTGAATGTGAAATATAGTAAGAACACTCACTCATTCCAATTGCTTCATAAATATCTTGTTTAAATCTATCTCTCCATAAACCAATCATTTCATCAGATAAATGCTCACCAGCAGACATACAATATCTTAATGATGGACAATCAGCAGCACCGAATTCAGTTTTTTGAATAATTTGTCTATAAATTGTAGGTACTCCAATAAAGATAGTACATTTATGTTTTTTAATTAATTCAATCCATGTTCCAGCATGATTAGCACCTTCATAAGCGATAACTGTATGACCATTATATAATGGATCCATTAATGCAGAACCTAATACATAAGTCCAGTTAAATTTACCAGAATGCATAATTCTGTCATTTTCTTGGAAGTTAAACCAATATTCAGTTGCAGGAGTTCTTCCAACAAGTGATCTATGTGAATGTAATACACCTTTTGGATAACCAGTTGTTCCTGAAGTATATACTAAATATGCAGGTTCACCTGATTTTGATTTATAATGATTAGCTGTTGTATCTGTATCTTTTAATATTTCAGAAAAAGAATAAACATTCATATCTTTTGGAATATTTAATCCTTCTGTAGAATCAATTCCAGCAACAATAATTGTTTTTAAGTTATCGTGATTTTCTAAGTAAGGTAATAAATTATCATACATACTTGCAGATAATACAATAGCACTTGCTTGAGAATCTTCAGCTAAATATTTAACTTCTGAACCTGATAATAGTGTTGAAGTTGGTACTGCAATAATACCAGCTTTAATTGCTCCAAAAAATGAAATAGGGTAAGCAAGTGAGTTTTTTAAACATACTAAAACTCTATCTCTTGGCTCAAATCCTAATCCTGTTAAGAAGTTACAAATTTGATCAGATTTTTGTGCTAATTCTTTATATGTTATTTCATCTGTACCTAATTTATCATCTTCGATGATCATGGCAGTACTATTTTCCTTAGCTGTTCCTACATGTTTAGATGTACAAGCAACACCAATATTTAAGTATTCAGGTACTTCAATTGTTACATTTGAACTCATTGTTATAACTCCTTATTAAATTTGACCGTATGGCCAGTTTTCTTTAAATGTATGTACAGGCATTCTATTTAATACCGATAATGCAAATATCTCATCTTCTTTACTTAAACTTCTAAGTGCATATGCTCTTAAAATATTTTGTAGTGCTTTTCCAAACATTGGTGGATCTAACATCTCACCTTTATATCTAATAGCTCCACTTAATAAAGCATCAGTTTCTATTGCTAATTTTAATACTGTAATATCATGTTCAAGTTCTTTAGGACTTGGTGTAAATGCAACTTTACAAACATTAATATGATTTGGTGTAATAACTTGTTTACCTGTTAATCCCATTGCATTTTCTCTTTTTGCATGAGAATAAACATGTCTAGATGCATCATCACCATGTAAATCTAACCATCTTCTAATGTCTTTTTTCTCAACACAATGATCAGGTAATGAGTGTGGTGTTAACATAACTTCAACTCCACCAATAACTCCAGCACCTTTAACTCTAGCTTCCATTGTAAGCATATTAAAGAATGTTTCTAACTCATTAATCCAACCTTCAGGTGTGATTTTATAAGCCATTGCTTTAGAGAAATCATGGATTCCAAATACAACATGTTTAACAGTTGCATGATCCATTAATCTATCAGCAATTTGAAGAGATTTTGGATGCTCAATAATTGGTTGAATTGTTAAATCACTACCAATTGATACTAACCAAGAAGATAAATCTCTGATTTCAGCAGATCCATAAACTTCTCCAGCTTTTGCTAAAACAATTACATCAATGTATTTATGAATTTGTTTTAACATTTTTAAATCTTCTTCATATTCGTCTGTTCTGAAAGGATTTATTCTTACTGCTATTTGAAAATTTCTCTCAGGAAACTTTGGAAGTTCTTGGATTAATAATTCTCTTGACATAGCTTTTTGTCTACAACCATCTTCTAAATCAAAAAGTACAGTATGTGCTTTTGTTTTATAAGCATGTTTTTGTAATCTCAATTTAGCTTGCTCCATACTTTCATATGTACCATCAAGTGGATTGAATTTAATTGGTGGGTAATAAATCTGAATACCAGGCCAGTATCCACCAAGAACTGGTGTCAAATCATCGTTTGCTGTTAATTTAGATAAATCTATTGCAGAAGTCATTTTTTATCTACCTTTCTTTTTATATTAATTTTTTTTGTTACTGTTTCTAACTATATAAGTATATAGAATAAAACTGATGTGAAAGTTATACACCATTTAAAATGAATTGTTTTTATGTAAAAAAAAATAGTGTTTTTACTTAAGCTTAAATTTAAAAAACTCTATTGAATCCCTTTAGTTAGGGAAAGTAAACTTAAAAAAATGGTTAAATTATGTAAAAAAGGTGTAAAAAATGTAATAAAATGAACTTATAAAAAGAAGAAAAAGTTGTAAATTTCGAAATTTTTTCGAAATTTTACTACTTTTTTATAAATCTTGTAAAAAATTGAGTGTTTTAAAATGCTCTTTTAAAAATGGTTCTGATACCTTTTTGAAGCTATCTTTATCTTGATATAAATTAATATAAAATTCAAAATCAATATTTCTATTTTTAAGAGCTTCTATTGAAAGTAGAGTATCATTTATTCCTCCAAGTTTTGAAGAAGTGATTAAAATAGCTTTACATTCTAATTTTTTTATTAAATCAATGATAAATAAATCTTTTTCAAGTGGAACCATTAATCCTCCTGCTCCTTCAATTATTAGAACATCACAAAATTGTTCTAAATATTTCTTTTTTTCTTTTATAAATTCTATATCTATTATTGTTTCACCTTTTGCTACATAAGGTGCAGCTGGAAGTTTAAATTGATAAGGTACGACATCATTGATTGTTACATTAAAAGAAGGATTTAGTGTTTTTACTAAATTTAGCATTTTTGTGCCATCAAGTGGAAAATTTACAACTCCTGTTTCAAAGGGTTTAAAATAACCAACTTTGAAACCTTTTTTAGCATAATGTTCTAAGAGTTTTCCACAAGCAAAGGTTTTTCCTACATCCGTATTTGTTGCACTTACAAATAGATTCTTTTTCATATTTCCTCTTTGTTTTTAATTTGTGGGATTATAACTAAGAAGGAATAAAATTTAATAGTTTAATATTTATAAAGCAAAGTAAGCAAAAGCTTACTCTGCTTCTTCATCTTCAAAAAAAGCAATTAGGGCTTTTTTATCAATTTTATTTTTTGCATTTTTATAAAGATTCTCTTCAAGTTGATTTTGAATATCTTCAATAAGTTTATTTTTTTTACTATATGGTAATAATAGCTCAAATAATTCTTTATCATTTTTTGCTTTTTTAATTAATCTTATAATAT from Poseidonibacter antarcticus encodes the following:
- a CDS encoding aldolase/citrate lyase family protein; translated protein: MSSNVTIEVPEYLNIGVACTSKHVGTAKENSTAMIIEDDKLGTDEITYKELAQKSDQICNFLTGLGFEPRDRVLVCLKNSLAYPISFFGAIKAGIIAVPTSTLLSGSEVKYLAEDSQASAIVLSASMYDNLLPYLENHDNLKTIIVAGIDSTEGLNIPKDMNVYSFSEILKDTDTTANHYKSKSGEPAYLVYTSGTTGYPKGVLHSHRSLVGRTPATEYWFNFQENDRIMHSGKFNWTYVLGSALMDPLYNGHTVIAYEGANHAGTWIELIKKHKCTIFIGVPTIYRQIIQKTEFGAADCPSLRYCMSAGEHLSDEMIGLWRDRFKQDIYEAIGMSECSYYISHSINNPIRPGSAGFVQPGHTVKLLNPDTLKEVGVEEEGMICIGEDDPGLFLEYWQLEEETREAKHNGYFFTGDYAKKDKDGYIWFIGRKDDIINTFGFRVSPHEIERVVKTHPLVADCVAFGLEIGKDKVLVAIAVIGHEELTKDQEAEVLAFSQANLARYKAPKTIFGMKDYPRTKNGKVLRKQLVKNLHEVYHARVTGEKIKEYKARRSMLFVPSYNKHNVEKAKSVLADSVIFELEAILQEQRQPARDTIRAVYKESGSKFGDSERILRINNLGSEDIVKDLELAKELELDGLLFSKIETKEDVLEAVKLIDEVDPKLSLMIMIETPLAVLNAHQICEASSRVEVVVVGSNKLANRLQIDIKKGSKAMFNYLSQIALAAKAYGKTVIDGPHFDVNDEFACEDSTKDAFNLGFDGKSLIHPVQIEYINDIFTPKQSEVEDFEEMIASYEKANKEGKEVILHNDKLVDSSKIKWAKKMITLYETYKSLGQNLFNK
- a CDS encoding HpcH/HpaI aldolase/citrate lyase family protein, producing the protein MTSAIDLSKLTANDDLTPVLGGYWPGIQIYYPPIKFNPLDGTYESMEQAKLRLQKHAYKTKAHTVLFDLEDGCRQKAMSRELLIQELPKFPERNFQIAVRINPFRTDEYEEDLKMLKQIHKYIDVIVLAKAGEVYGSAEIRDLSSWLVSIGSDLTIQPIIEHPKSLQIADRLMDHATVKHVVFGIHDFSKAMAYKITPEGWINELETFFNMLTMEARVKGAGVIGGVEVMLTPHSLPDHCVEKKDIRRWLDLHGDDASRHVYSHAKRENAMGLTGKQVITPNHINVCKVAFTPSPKELEHDITVLKLAIETDALLSGAIRYKGEMLDPPMFGKALQNILRAYALRSLSKEDEIFALSVLNRMPVHTFKENWPYGQI
- the bioD gene encoding dethiobiotin synthase yields the protein MKKNLFVSATNTDVGKTFACGKLLEHYAKKGFKVGYFKPFETGVVNFPLDGTKMLNLVKTLNPSFNVTINDVVPYQFKLPAAPYVAKGETIIDIEFIKEKKKYLEQFCDVLIIEGAGGLMVPLEKDLFIIDLIKKLECKAILITSSKLGGINDTLLSIEALKNRNIDFEFYINLYQDKDSFKKVSEPFLKEHFKTLNFLQDL